The Eurosta solidaginis isolate ZX-2024a chromosome 4, ASM4086904v1, whole genome shotgun sequence genome includes a window with the following:
- the LOC137248358 gene encoding nuclear speckle splicing regulatory protein 1: MSKQYGLIIPGQQKKQDNTAAAARPISKPSIFDESSSDDENRSQFKPRGGTVQGPSIMERRIARTMQEKALKEDPTVFQYDELYDSMESKREEEKVLKSKEPKKPKYIGRLMEFAERRKLENELRVERQVQKEREQEGEEFKDKESFVTSTYRKKLVEMRKLQEQEKRDEYLEAIGDVTKQNDLDGFYRHLFEQKIGTTKDVKKQEFPAVTSAGLDDDIAYKPIQSGKIPQQRTYRKRRATEEAEDEDAQAAKKVHLPNNIDADSDFSIDSSSDDEDDINKKKDTKVESTKNSAVANSCTTAIALNLDVIKKEKSDKNLKVQKLTTELPAPAVPKIDSIDVKPKVKVDKSAIWKKRTVGAVFDAAVQRYYERRAARSA, from the exons ATGTCGAAACA ATATGGTCTTATTATTCCTGGGCAACAGAAAAAGCAGGACAATACAGCGGCAGCAGCTCGTCCAATATCTAAACCATCCATCTTCGATGAGAGCTCTTCTGATGATGAAAACAGATCACAGTTCAAACCGAGAGGCGGCACTGTGCAAGGGCCAAGTATAATGGAACGTAGAATAGCACGCACTATGCAGGAGAAAGCATTAAAAGAGGACCCAACTGTTTTTCAGTATGATGAACTCTACGACAGCATGGAAAGTAAACGAGAGGAGGAAAAGGTATTGAAGAGCAAAGAGCCAAAGAAACCAAAATACATCGGACGTCTAATGGAATTTGCTGAACGACGCAAACTGGAAAATGAGCTACGTGTAGAAAGACAGGTGCAGAAGGAACGCGAACAGGAGGGTGAAGAATTCAAAGATAAAGAAAGTTTTGTAACATCAACATACCGTAAAAAGTTGGTGGAAATGCGCAAGCTTCAAGAGCAGGAAAAACGTGATGAATATTTGGAAGCTATTGGTGATGTGACTAAACAAAATGATTTGGATGGTTTTTATAGACATTTATTTGAGCAGAAAATCGGTACaacaaaagacgtaaaaaaaCAAGAATTTCCCGCTGTTACTTCAGCGGGCCTTGATGATGATATAGCATATAAGCCTATACAATCGGGGAAGATACCACAACAACGAACATATCGCAAACGCCGTGCAACAGAAGAAGCTGAAGATGAAGATGCTCAAGCAGCTAAAAAAGTACATTTGCCAAATAATATTGACGCAGATTCTGACTTCAGCATTGATTCGTCCTCGGATGATGAAGACGATATTAACAAAAAGAAAGATACAAAAGTTGAAAGTACAAAAAATTCTGCAGTGGCAAATAGTTGCACAACTGCAATAGCTCTTAACTTGGAtgtaataaaaaaggaaaaatcagATAAGAATTTGAAAGTACAAAAACTGACAACTGAATTGCCTGCACCAGCAGTTCCTAAAATCGACTCGATTGATGTCAAACCCAAAGTAAAAGTAGATAAAAGTGCGATATGGAAGAAGCGTACAGTCGGGGCAGTTTTTGATGCAGCTGTACAGCGTTATTATGAACGTCGGGCAGCTAGGAGTGCTTAA
- the LOC137248360 gene encoding nucleolar complex protein 4 homolog A — translation MMATAPEAAPAMANLSILRAQISKELRAKANEFLNSRRNANNLVDIIDHFKLCIEQKQTIASALLTLEVVFVELLKRREMCFDCAQAKTKDNSADTKYRQWLRQRFEEALQLILNSIEHEKVTEATQALVTSMKLLAAEGKYPLDKPNDLCMFPKQRLRNILQKLLLSTKSQSALLHRFKEYAEYLDFVFYSWKLMYQLVSRITFANEMFACNYLELINALPVTNDLHEERKLLCEAQSIVEEDSTQRECFDYAQTRKCINKVWLCLMQWTDGISEPVHRQMLIILLERVLPHLEKPILLTDFLMDSLDCGGPVSLLALQGIFTLIQKHNITYPNIYEKLYSMFEPEIFHTKFKARLFYLADIFLSSTHLPENLVAAFVKRLARLSLIAPPQDAIIILHFIGNLILRHSGLKRLICAQAPIEVSRDPFIMEEREPTKSNALESSLWEVVSLQKHAIPAVASAARFISQPLPATEWDLSSVLEVKEDDIFDQEISKKSKQYALAFERPQSLYLAHDDKVKQYWKLF, via the exons ATGATGGCCACTGCTCCAGAAGCAGCTCCAGCGATGGCGAATCTCAGCATTCTACGTGCACAAATATCGAAGGAATTGCGTGCAAAGGCTAACGAATTTCTTAATTCACGCCGCAATGCTAATAATCTTGTCGACATCATTGATCATTTTAAG CTTTGTATTGAAcaaaaacaaacaattgcttcTGCACTGCTAACACTGGAAGTTGTATTTGTAGAATTGCTGAAGAGACGTGAAATGTGCTTTGATTGTGCGCAAGCAAAAACCAAAG ATAACAGTGCAGACACGAAATATCGGCAGTGGTTGCGACAACGTTTTGAAGAAGCGCTACAATTAATACTCAATTCTATAGAACACGAAAAAGTAACCGAAGCCACACAAGCGTTGGTTACAAGTATGAAATTATTAGCAGCCGAAGGCAAATACCCCTTAGATAAACCCAATGATCTTTGCATGTTTCCTAAACAACGCCTGCGAAATATACTGCAAAAATTATTGTTGTCAACAAAATCTCAAAGTGCGTTGCTGCACCGTTTCAAAGAGTATGCCGAATATTTGGATTTTGTTTTCTATAGTTGGAAATTAATGTATCAGTTAGTTTCACGTATCACTTTCGCCAACGAAATGTTTGCTTGTAATTACTTGGAGCTCATTAATGCATTACCTGTAACTAACGATTTGCACGAAGAACGAAAGTTGCTGTGCGAAGCACAATCAATTGTTGAAGAAGATTCCACACAACGTGAATGCTTTGATTATGCACAAACACGTAAATGTATTAATAAAGTATGGCTTTGTTTGATGCAATGGACGGATGGTATAAGCGAGCCTGTGCACAGACAAATGCTTATCATACTATTAGAGCGTGTTTTACCGCATTTAGAAAAACCAATATTGCTTACAGATTTCCTCATGGACTCACTCGATTGTG GTGGCCCTGTTAGTTTACTTGCGCTGCAAGGTATTTTTACACTCATACAAAAACATAATATTACATATCCCAACATATATGAAAAGCTATATTCAATGTTCGAACcagaaatttttcatacaaaatttaaagCGCGCCTATTCTACTTGGCCGATATTTTTTTAAGTTCTACCCATCTACCCGAGAACTTGGTGGCAGCATTTGTCAAACGTTTAGCACGTCTCAGCTTAATTGCACCCCCACAGGATGCTATTATAATTTTAcattttattggcaatttaatactacGTCATTCGGGCTTGAAAAGGTTAATTTGTGCGCAAGCGCCCATAGAAG TTTCTCGTGATCCTTTCATAATGGAGGAACGCGAACCTACAAAATCCAATGCACTAGAAAGCTCTCTATGGGAGGTAGTGTCATTACAAAAGCACGCTATACCTGCTGTGGCGTCTGCGGCACGTTTCATTTCACAACCTCTTCCCGCAACTGAATGGGATTTATCTTCTGTACTTGAAGTGAAGGAGGACGAT aTTTTCGATCAAGAGATTTCCAAAAAGAGCAAACAATATGCTTTAGCCTTTGAGCGGCCGCAGTCTCTATATTTAGCTCATGATGATAAAGTCAAACaatattggaaattattttaa